From Dehalococcoidia bacterium, a single genomic window includes:
- a CDS encoding RpiB/LacA/LacB family sugar-phosphate isomerase, with translation MRIAVGSDERTHLTDSVVEELRRMGHEVELVGPLRGEPLQWADVARQVAEMVAKGEAEQGILFCWTGTGVSIAANKVPGVRAALCHDAETARGARAWNDANVLCLSLRATSEAVAKEILEAWFSASLDPSEAENVRKVEAMDRARACQEGQRR, from the coding sequence GTGGGCAGCGACGAACGAACCCACCTGACAGACTCGGTGGTGGAGGAGCTCCGCCGCATGGGCCATGAGGTGGAGCTTGTGGGACCATTACGGGGGGAGCCCCTCCAATGGGCCGACGTAGCCCGTCAGGTGGCCGAGATGGTGGCCAAGGGGGAGGCCGAACAGGGCATCCTCTTCTGCTGGACGGGCACAGGCGTGTCCATCGCCGCCAACAAGGTGCCTGGGGTGAGGGCGGCCCTCTGCCACGACGCCGAGACGGCTAGGGGGGCGCGGGCCTGGAACGATGCCAACGTCCTCTGCCTCAGCCTGCGCGCTACCTCAGAGGCCGTGGCCAAGGAGATCCTGGAGGCCTGGTTTTCGGCCTCCCTCGACCCCTCGGAAGCGGAGAACGTGCGTAAGGTGGAGGCCATGGACCGGGCGCGAGCCTGCCAGGAGGGGCAGAGAAGGTGA